The Odocoileus virginianus isolate 20LAN1187 ecotype Illinois chromosome 12, Ovbor_1.2, whole genome shotgun sequence genome has a segment encoding these proteins:
- the ADORA2A gene encoding adenosine receptor A2a: MSGFAVYIAVELAIAVLAILGNVLVCWAVWLNSNLQNVTNYFVASLAAADIAVGVLAIPFAVTLSTGFCAACHSCLFFACFVLVLTQSSIFSLLAIAIDRYIAIRIPLRYNGLVTGTRAKGIIAICWVLSFAIGLTPMLGWNNCSQQEGRNGSQACRAGQVACLFEDVVPMDYMVYYNFFACVLVPLLLMLGVYLRIFLAARRQLKQTESQPPPPGERARSTLQKEVHAAKSLAIIVGLFALCWLPLHVINCFTFFCPSCGHAPAWLMYLTIVLSHGNSVVNPFIYAYRIREFRHTFRRIVRSHVLRRRQRREPCKAGGPGARALAAHDAERVGLRLNGHPPGSVWANGSAPRPDGPALALLSGSQRDVQLQGGHPESPGPRGPRGGAGVS; encoded by the exons ATGTCCGGCTTCGCGGTGTACATCGCGGTGGAGCTGGCCATCGCCGTGCTGGCCATCCTGGGCAACGTGCTGGTGTGCTGGGCCGTGTGGCTCAACAGCAACCTGCAGAACGTCACCAACTACTTCGTGGCGTCGCTGGCCGCGGCCGACATCGCCGTGGGGGTGCTCGCCATCCCCTTCGCCGTGACCCTGAGCACCGGCTTCTGCGCCGCCTGCCACAGCTGCCTCTTCTTTGCCTGCTTCGTCCTGGTACTCACGCAGAGCTCCATCTTCAGCCTGCTGGCCATCGCCATTGACCGCTACATCGCCATCCGAATCCCGCTCCG GTACAACGGCTTGGTGACGGGCACGCGGGCCAAGGGCATCATCGCCATCTGCTGGGTGCTGTCCTTCGCCATCGGCCTGACGCCCATGCTGGGCTGGAACAACTGCAGCCAGCAGGAGGGCCGGAACGGCTCCCAGGCCTGCAGGGCGGGCCAGGTGGCCTGTCTCTTCGAGGACGTGGTGCCCATGGACTACATGGTCTACTACAACTTCTTCGCTTGCGTGCTGGTGCCGCTGCTGCTCATGCTGGGCGTCTATCTGCGCATCTTCCTGGCAGCGCGGCGGCAGCTGAAGCAGACGGAGAgccagccgccgccgccgggcgAGCGGGCGCGGTCCACGCTGCAGAAGGAGGTGCACGCCGCCAAGTCGCTGGCCATCATCGTGGGGCTCTTCGCCCTGTGCTGGCTGCCTCTGCACGTCATCAACTGCTTCACCTTCTTCTGCCCCTCGTGTGGCCACGCCCCGGCCTGGCTCATGTACCTGACCATCGTCCTGTCGCACGGCAACTCGGTGGTCAACCCCTTCATCTACGCCTACCGCATCCGCGAGTTCCGCCACACCTTCCGCAGGATCGTGCGCAGCCACGTGctgcggcggcggcagcggcgcgAGCCCTGCAAGGCGGGGGGCCCCGGTGCCCGCGCCCTGGCGGCTCACGACGCGGAGCGCGTGGGTCTCCGCCTCAACGGCCATCCCCCCGGCAGCGTCTGGGCCAACGGCAGCGCCCCCCGGCCCGACGGCCCCGCCCTGGCGCTGCTCAGCGGGTCCCAGCGGGACGTGCAGCTCCAGGGCGGGCACCCAGAGTCCCCGGGCCCCCGGGGCccccggggcggggcgggagtATCCTGA